One Conger conger chromosome 7, fConCon1.1, whole genome shotgun sequence genomic window, GTAGGGTGAAAGGGGTGAAAGGGAGGATGTACCCGGTTAGCAGGTGACCATACTTTCAGCAATGTCACCCCAAAACAATAGTCTAGTTGTCCAAGTTTGTTTGATACAAAGTCACCAAGACAAGTCTAGATGTACAATTAGCAGGTGACGGAACGATAACCGTACCTTCGTTTTGGCTCGAATCTCTCGGACTTTGACCACAGGATCGGCGGTGGAGTCCTGCTTGCTCTGCTGGTTCATTTTGCTGTTCATCCAGATCATGGCGTCGTTCACCGTCTTGTCCACCTTAGTGACGTCAGCCTCATCCAAGTGCTCGTACAACTCATCCTGAAACATTAAGAATAAAGAAACGTTACCAAGAATCAACAAATGAATCAAGTTGATGGTTCTTACACTGCTGGGTCATTTCCATGACGATGCGGACAGTGCCAGCATACCTTTGTCTTGAAGGCTTCGACGATCTTCATGTACTGTTGGATCTGTTTGCCGAGTTCCTCAAATGCCTTGGGCCGCTCTTCTGCCTCCATGTATCTGTCCTGGATGGGCTGGCCGTGTTTCTGCAGGCAAACAACCGGAACATTCCTCTCAATCCCCCCCTACACCAGCGTGTTTATATTGTAACCGAGGCGACTTGTTTATTTATACATAAATGTCCGTGAGATGACACTACCTTTAGTTCAGCCAGTTTGTCGATGTACACCTGCTTCTGTTGGTCCTCTCCCTCTTCATAGAGCCAGTTTTCGGTGTCCTCGAGTTTTATTGAAAAAGCGTCGCGTTCCTATATCAGAGGGTTTAGAAATGCAAAagcaaaaaagtacaaaagatCAGATGCTGAACTCGTCACTGCAGTCAAACATCTCACCAACACGCCATACCCCCTTTGACAGTTTTTAATGGTTAGCGACAGAAATGCAAAGGCTTTGTGCTTTCACTGACATTTTGAAGGACTCTTTACACAGAGCGACATACACAACAAGTATGAATTCATCCATCCCCTAGGTATAACAAAAAGCTTCCAGTTTTCAgtagttttgattctaggcttttgattgcttttggagCCTGTTATTGATGTTTGTCAGCATGACGACCAGAGTTGTGTCAATgccaggagagggggaggggggttaatgtgtcatgtttaggCTGCAGAAGCAGGCGACTGAAGAGCAGACCGGTGTGCAGAAACGGGGGCGACGGGGTGGCAACACTCACGGCTTCGCTCACAAACTTCTCCAGAGCCCCGTGGAGCTTGTCCCGCATCTCGTACACGTACTCCTCCACATAGTTCTTGGAGTcgtttctctccttctccagcttgTCCTGCATGATCATCTTGCCCTGAGccaaaaggagaaaaaagacaATTAAAAACCCATTTTCAGGATGTGTCACTATAATTTGCTGTTTATCTGGGTTACCCATGGTTTTTATTAGGCTGGTACACTAGTCTCATCATTATGATGCACTTATAATATAATACTTCCTTTGCTAGTCATAAGTTTTCATGGGTTGGCTTTTGTCTTTTTGTCATTTGATCTAGCTAGTATGGAGTCCCAATCACACAGTTTTGataagattacatttcttcaagGCGTGTCCGTTAATAGGCCGTTTTAAAATTGACGGAGCCACAAACTCGCTTTACATGTCAAATGGACAAGGAAATGCATTTCTCTGTGATATCTGAGCACAGTGTCATTCAAcccaaaataatattaatacttgGACTGAGCAGAATGTTTGTAAGCTTTGTGACCCCAAATAAGGATTTTAAGAATACGCCTACTGGCACTGGTGGGAGAGAGGTGGGCTGTGGTGGGAGGGGGCGGACAGCAAAGACGCATCTACAAAAGCCCTTCACTCAAGTTATTCCTCTTGGTACACACTACTTTACCTCGTTCTCAACAAAGAGGTTGAGCATGTCATTGGCCAGCTGCCAGTGCAGAGAGTTCTCTATGGGCAGGTCGACGGTTTTTGTTTTGACTTTGGGTTTCTTAGCTTGCGGCGGCTGGTCAGTTTTCTTCTCCTGTTTCCCCTCTTCTGTTGTGGTCTGGGATTTAAGACGgatatatcatcatcatcatcaattctGCATTAGAGGTGCAGCAGCAAATGCCTGCTCTGAATACTTCACTCTGAGCTTGGACAATTGTACGCACACACAAGTTAGCATTACTGGAGCTTATATAGAACTAATTCACAAAGGATCCGGTTCGttcctgtaatgtaattacttttAAGTCCTTCATCCCTCAACTGAATTTGGAAAGTTTTGGTTTCAGATATTTTGCACTTTACCGctgaaactggaaaaaaaagacaaattaatataaattgCTGATTTGAAGTTCATGACTCAGTGATTGAAGTATGCTTCTGCTTTTAAACGATGTTCTGCTTTCTAATTACTTTCATATTTAATTCTCCATTCATTGTTTATAACTTGTGATTGTCTGTCTTTTTGGATAACTGTGTTTTGTGTCAGGTCCAAGAGAGATCGGTCTCAATGGGggtattcctggttaaataaatccCACAAAGCAATGCAGGATTAGACCAATAATCCAccagaaaaggggggggggtattcTCCAACCTCCATTTCCTCGGTCTCGGACTTCTTGTCTTCATTCTCCTTCTGGCTGTCGCCTTGATTCTTCTGTTCCTCCTGGTCAACCTGCATTTTGTTCTTGGAAAGGCAAAgcaggaggaagaaaaaaaaaaaaaaagaaagataatgAAAAAACCCAGTCATCCCTCACCACAATGACAAAGTCTCCTCTTCCAAGGACACAAGCCAAGAACACCTACAGGCCCAACCGCAAAGCTGAAGCTGTTGCGCAGACTGACACACCCAGGTTATTCAATAGAGGCGATGTTCACAGACAACCAATTATAAAGCATTACAGTGCTACTGGAGCCTCCCTATTCACAGCACTGTGTTCGGACATGCAGACAGGCTTCTTCGAACTATGACAGATACTTGTTATTCGGCGAAACTGTGGCCTCATTTCCGACGTGAGGTGAGAATCAGGCACGGATATTGGCGACTGGCAGCtatcggggggcggggggtaccTCGTCTTCCTTCGCGGCTGAGTCGGTCTCCATGGGCTCCTCGCCCTCGGCAGACTTCTGGACCTCCACGAGGGAGGCGCTGGACACGCTGAACACCCCGTGGATGTTCACTCTGACCTTCACCTTGACCTTGGAGCTCTCCCCCGAGGCCTGGGGCACCACCTTCTGGATCACAAACTGACCTGAAAAACCATCGCCGCCACAACACCGTTAGGGCAACGTTCCAGTCTGTTACTTCTCacacgctcgctcactcactcactcactcaaggGACCCCACTGTGGTTTCAATTTCCCTTCCGGAAAGACACCGGAAGGTCGAGAGTTTCATCGACAGCCAAGTCTCAAACTTGGCAAAGGTTCACCCTTTCTCCAGCATTAAAggaatcgggggggggggggggggggggggtgtaacaGCCCTGCCCTGAATAAGCCCGAGATCGAGCTCCTGTGTGCATAGCCAAGCCTCTTCACCCTACAGAAACCAAGATATTCCTCCCGCGGTGAGAAGAGTCTGCTTCAATACGGACTTCAATACTTTCTTCTGCTccaggttcattaaaaaaacaacagggaTTCTGCTCAGTTTAGATCAGCAGGAGCATACTGGAGCATCTTGGATGAGGATTTCAATCCTACCCATAATTCTCTGGCAAACAACCATAAATACTTCAGGGCTGTTAACTTATAGAATGTAACTTGTTCAGGCTGGTACTGCGGtctctgcatttaaaaaaaatgtgaaggCAAGGCCTTTACTCTTATGTAACTCATGGATTttaatgtacatacagtatagaacCACACAATATTCAAGCGCACATCTCCACAAACCCAATAATGCTCCGGATTACATTGGCTAcaatatttttaataacttagttttttttttttttttttacatacttcCTTGGTTCTACCTCAGCTGGAATAGACTCATGTATTTTAGACGGttaaagcagggctgcccaattcTGATCTCCCGTTTTCTCTCCCGCCAtaacaaagcgcacctcattcaaccgCTAGAGATCACGTTGCGCTGCAAATTAGTAGAGCTCAGTgtgtcaaattagggttgaactGGAAATTTACAGGAGTACAGGAGTAGCAGCCCACTTAGTGGGTagagggaaagaaaaaagaaaagaaaaggagaacACGCTTCGCTTCCATGGACGTCTCCGTACCTATTGTGGGATCGGGATACGGGAGCTCTTTAGGAGTGTTGTAGTAAGCCTCCAGGGAGAAGGGCTCCTTGCGGTAGAAAGTCAACACTTTGGAGAACGGAGCTGCATGGTTCTTTGGGAATACCTCGCAATCGCTGCACatgggagaaacacacacacagcgtcacCACAGTTTACATCACGTTCAGCATCGCCATCAGCGTGCCAGGGATTTAAACTTAAACTGTATGAACGCAAAGCTATTTTTAAAGACATGATGCAGAGAAGTCCTACCTCAGGCCTTCTTCTGCAGCGGAGTTCCACTTGAGGGAAATGGGGTAGGGAACCACATCAGTGATGGAGAACTCCCTCACTTTGAACGCAGGGGACAGGATCGCACACTGCGGAGGCAGAAGGGAGATGAAGAACCATCCAAATACACCACACAGCCCCAAACACAACAAGAACGACTAAAAATGCGCCAAAGGAAAAACTGCTCAGGATGTACCTAGAGTTACATTACAAATCAGGCTTATACAACACTCACTGCTTGCCCTTACTGAAATGCAAGATCTCTCCTTGGGATTCTTCTCTTTTTCAAATATTAACCAATTCGTCATGGAAACCACAGCAAGAAAAATGTGGAAACCATACGACTAAAAATGCAAGAAATGCAATGGggctttttaattttatttttttcccttatcCCATCACGAGTGTGTATTCCTTCAAACAAAAGATTGCCCCCCTATTTCCCAAGGGCACGGTTTTctagaggaagaggaagaagagcgCGGACCTGCAGGGCGCATCCCCGTGCCACGGCCTCGTCAGCGTTCAGGGTCGTGCTCAGTTCCTTCCCGAAGAACTTGCTGACTCGCTCTTTCACCGCCGGCATCCTGGAGCCCCCGCCCACAATCTCCACCGCGTAAATGTCCTCCTTCCTCAGCTCTgcacggggagggaggggacacGCAAGCGGCCATTACAGGGGCTTTTCAGCTTTCTTATTTGTTGCCGTAAACATGTTTGTATGCCTACTTTACGGCGAagcatttatgaaataataaagaCATTTTGGCATAAAACACTGTTCTGCTGCCCTatgcttggaaaaaaaacactttctgcAGTCCACTCTGGCCCCGCCCCAATTGTGATGTCAGAATATCCCAGAGTGCCCTACCTCTGTCACACAGATGTTAAATGGAGTCGTAAAATTGTTGACGCTCACAAATTTGTCCGTTCATGTTTAACAGGTTGTTTTAAAAGTCTGACAGGCAGCTGTTACACAGAGCACTGCCAGCATTTGATTGGTTAGAGACGACTAATCTGCAAATGAGATGACTATCTACTCAACCCAACCTGAAACAGATTTTTCCAAAGCTGAAACTGAAAAGTGATTACTCTTTAAAGAAGGGACAGACACCCCGTCCCGTCCCGGGCGAGACACGCGATCCGCGCCCGGGCCCCGGAGAGAGAGCGCGTTACTCACTGGCCTGCTCCATGACGCTGCGCAGAGGGCCCTCCACCTTGGCCAGCAGCCCAGCGCACATCTCCTCGAACGAGCCCCTGGAACACGGCGGTAACAGGGTATTAATAGCAGCCGTATTAATGCCGCACGCTGCGTCACCGTGCCTTTTCATGAATGATAGCATCGCGTGCCCCTTAGGAAATACAAACACTCGGCCCTCcagacagacacgcatacaccaTTTCTCCTGCCACTCACATACAGTATTCCCCCTATTcccacacacaagcgcacacacacaccgaaatCAACCCccgcccacacccacaccctatCGCACTGCACGCAGACATCGACagacacaccaacaccaacccccgcccacacacatacaaagcaCTCGTTAATGGGATTTTAACACCAATCAGGATGCGCCTACCGGTTGAACTTCCCGCTGACGTCGATGTCGTTCATGAAGCACTCGATGTTGATGGGAAGGTCCGAGCAGTTGGCGCTCATCAGCTTCTTGAGCTTCTCGCACTCCTGGTAGAGACGCACCAGGGCCCTGGGCTTGGTCTTCACGTCCAGCTTGTACTTCTGCTTGAACTCCTCGCAGAAGTGCTGGACCAGCAGCTCGTCAAAGTCCTTCCCGCCGAGCTCGGCGTCGAACGCCGTGGCTAGGATCTGAAAGGCAGGCCGCGTGAGCCCCGTGCCCGCACATTACCCAGAAGCACAAGCGCACCGACGACGGCGCTCACCTTCAGTTTTCCCTTGTTGAAAGCGCAGATGGACACCTGGTACGCGGAGTGACCCACGTCCACAAACACCACGATCCGGGGCTTCTCCTCTGGAGCGGGGAGGTCCTGTTTGTAGATCCCGTAGGCCAGCGCCACTAAACGGACACGGAGCGCCATTACACCCTGCTGACAGACAGCTAGCCACCGCTGATCGTACAACTGGCTGCTCCTCTCCTTGGCCATATCTTAGTTCTCTCCTGCTACACGGACCTGGTGGTTGCTACACACTAGTTTCAGGGTTATTCGCGCAACCAAAGACCAACCAAATTATTTTCCACCAAACTGAAAGATCCATAAAAACTGCACAGCAGGCTAACACACAGTAGTGTTCAAGACCATCAATACAGCAGCGTGACTGAGAAATTTAAGTTGTCCCAGGATCAGATCACACGTAACTGCAATCTAATCCCATTTTAAACTATTCAGATTAGAATATGGATTCTGACCCAAGATCCGATTTTAAAGCCATTGGTACAACAAAAAATTCTATCTATTGAGGATGATTGccaaaaaaacatcaacaatcaacattttttccattgacATTTGAAGACCTCCAAGGAGCACAGGCATCCTGGATCCAGCATTTCAAATACGGGGAGCTACAGGCAGTTTGGCTCCCCTGAAAGAGACCTGAGCTCCCCAaaaagcaatacaaataaacaaatgcctTTTAGAGCCAAGCCGACCATCTAAAGTAATGCCAGAAATCCCGTCCCCCAAACCCAGTGTGATGTGAGCACTGCCCGGGCGTACCTGCAGTGGTTTCATTCATGAGTCTCAGGCAGTTGAGCCCAGCGATCTGGGCGGCATCGATGACGGACCTCCTCTCTGCGTCCGTATAGAAGCAGGGTACCTACAGAGGAGCCAGGGGGTACACCCAATTACTCCCCCCAACCTCAAAACTGCACATTCCTCTCATCCCTCTGccagctgcagagcagggatGATTTATATTAGAAATAACAGTCCACTTCTGGAATTCAAAACACTATGTTGCAGTTTCCAAAACAGCCTTGAGTTCAGTGCTAAGGTTAAGGTGCAAGATTACACACAtgcaattagaatgttcttggctgaacattctaatgtggatgtaacattacattaaaactATAATCACTACTGGAAacgatggagttctagaacacagacttgGAATGTCCTGCTCTTTACTGGTCTTCAACATGACCAGTAAAACATTGTTGTAGGAAGAAGCAAGtaacattcacatttaaatacaaaaccACCCTTTTTTCCTTGCAATTGGACAGCCTACATCAGTTTTAAACAAACCCCCTTGGGCAGAAACCCAGATCTAATCACAGAGGCCTGaagatgtgtatatatatatatatatatatatatatatatatagatagatatatatatttttaaagtacCTCACAACTAATTTATGCCACTATGATGGAATAATTAATCActttcaaaaatattaatatgatGAAATGAGTGTTGTGCTCCAAATGAcagcttttgtttttaaactaaaTCATAAACATTGTGGCTTAACCATTTTAAGGCCTTTCCAGTCTTATGTACACTGCTTTAGCACGTTGACAAAATAAATTTGCACGCAAGTACACAAGATtctgttattttgtttaaaataagtAATGTCACAATGAACAAACAGGCTTCATACAGATATCACGTACGGTGAGTAATTTTCAAGCAATATTTCCCCATTTCTAATGACCTAGCAAAAACACAAGTAACTCAAAAAGCATATTATATttacatgaaaatatgaaacaatTTTCTTATCTTTTTTGAAATTGTCCAATTCTCTTATTCTCAACCATCAAGCTCAGTCAAGTATCAATTCCCCCAAAAGAATCATGTTCTTAACTAtatacaaaataacaataatggcGGGAAATAATCAGTGGAATGATCTGCACCCTTCCTACGCTCTCCACATTAGACACACGATGACAAGTTAACAAACATTGTTGTGGTGGCCTTAAAGCTGTGACTTcttactattattttatttttttaaactgcccaGGTCTTCAAATCACTAGAAGACTCAAATTTCTCAGTGAGATTAGTTACCAAGTTACCAAAAAAGTCTCATGGCCTCAGTTTCAACTTTTATTATGCTGGTCGTTGACTCGTTCATGCAATTTCTCTCCACACAAGAACTTTATCTGGTACAACCAAGATATTACATTTAGAAATTAAATTGAGACTGTCCCAAAGCTGGGGGCAAATGGTCGCCCCGGTCCCCCTTGGGGATATGCATCCATGTGCACAGATGTTACCTGGTTAAACCTTGCATGGCAAGATCAATATGGATCGACCTGCAACACTTTGTAGTACTTAAGGCCCCTAACTCACTTAGTGAATTCTAGAGCACAATCTAGAACGTTGTTCGTTAGcactcagtgagtatatatcaTGTTCAGCAATTCTGAAGCCATTTAATTTTGCATTTGTATACGCTTATTCCCTGAGGTTCCAGTGATATTCTGGGTATTACTTGGAATATCTTGTCTTCAATGACGGCGACGACTACTGCGAAAGGcacaaatcacattttcacTTAAGAGGCAGGAAAAAGCCCTTACCGAGATGACGCAGTCCGCCACTGGCTTCTTCATGGCGCTCTCAGCAGTCTCCTTTAGTTTAGTCAGCAGCATGGCAGTCACCTGCTCGATACTGAacaccttctcctcctccatgtACATCACCTTCAGGCAAAGCAGCAACGTTCCTTACAATTTTGGCCCTACGAGGCCACCGTCCCCCATCCCATACGAACATTCACCACTGAACTTCACCATTTAAACGGAACACGTTGCACATATGTTTAACAGTACAGACTGCATGTCATTCGATAAGACGGGGAAAAAAGTGGCTAAGACCTTTAAACCCCCTTTAAACCATAGTAGTAAAACGGCAAAACACTCCAAGACTCCTCGTCTCAAAGGACCGTTCTCAAAACGGAGCTCACAGCTGCCATGCTAAGTGTGATTCCTCTCGCCCACAGAGGGCTCATTTTGTAAACGCTTTTGACCCCTCCGCCTCCGATTTAAAAACCTGCAACAAATCTTCACCTATCAAGGGGAAAAATGGCCACAGTGCCGGCGGTGGACCAGAGACCAATAGTGCAGGAGATACAAGCACTTCTGAACACTCAAGTCTCCTTCACACACTCATCTGGGACCCAAAATAATTCAATCAAATTGTTGCACAGTAGCCAAGCAACTCATTACAGGGAAACATACAAAAGGGATGAGGTCAATCGGTGATTCAGTCCTACGGAAAGGCCAGCAGTTCTTGGAGCTCAAAGTTTAGAGGGCTGAATACCCAGGGGTCTGAGGGGGATAATCcagctcccagaatgcacctctCAGGCTCCAGACACTCATTACTTGGGCCTTGGCCAGTTGACAGTTTGCTAGTTACCTTGATGCCAGTCGTGCCCGTGGGCATTTGAGCAAGCTCGTAGACGAGGCTGGACTTCGAGGACTGCACATACGGGTCAGAGAAGGCCCTGCCATGGAACCGCTTGAAACCTTGAACCGTGTTCTTACAGTTTGTGACAACctggataaaaaaaacagaaggggGCATTAACTGGCATTGCCTTTATGTTAGGAAGTTAATTTCTCTGCATTTCTCTAATTAAAGAAAAGAGACCACCTGATTTTTCAGATGGGGTTAGTGCCATTTTATCTACTGGACAACAAATGTACTACAAAGGAAGTGGAAAGGACTTGTGCCATATACcccttatttattcatataaaagTGCATATCTTATCACTAACCAACCaagtgcagttttttttctctattgcacaagaatacattttcacaagCCCTTTTTCCATTAAATAGCTATAGTTATAGTTAGAAAGGCACCAATTCGCTGCAAAATGCAATGGAAAAAGAGGGGCTACAGATGACTTAAAGACAACAGcagcacatgcatgcaaaccGGGCAGAAACATCAATACTGACACACTGGAATAAGCCACATAGATAGGGGAAACAATATGGCGAGGCACACCAACGCATGGTCTGCTAAGCAATACATCCCATGATGCCACAGTCACCATGAGCGTGCAGGGCGTACAGGGCGAACAGCTGCAGGTGATGCTTTCGGTTTCATGACGTACCTGGCTTTTTGCAGCCGCACCTATAGAACGGTTGCGAGGTCCAAAGGACACGCATGCTCTGGGAAGGGACAAGAAGAAACAAGTCAatcattttattcttattttttaagtCCAGAAACTGGACCCAGGGAAGCGGTTGTAGCAACATGTTCACAACCAGTGCATCACTTCCAGAAGGCAGAAGATTAAGCTCACTTGACTTGGAAGAAGTGTTAGAAATCATGGCTAGCTTAATCAAAAAATATCACAcccatgaacacaaacacatggtCATTCAGAAGGCTTACATCACAGAGGGAGAAATTACAAGGAGAGCTGCTGCTTCtgctaataataacaatcaaaAACAAGAATGCTACAATCAATATTTCCCTTTAAAGAAATTAACATCTTTAAGGTACTACAATTATATAACTTGCCGTGTTTTATTATCACAAATATTTCCACCTATTCCACGCCttactgtacgtcgctttggataaaagcgtctttcaaataaattaaatttagtACATCGGGAAACTGGAACGGACAGGACGCTTTCAGATCCTAACGCAATTGGCAGTTAAGCCCAATGTTAGTGTTGAAAAGCCCCTCTGCTAAAATATTCTGCAAAACACGTTGTTGTTGGCTGTGCAGTATCTTGCCGCCATTGAAGACTACAAACTGGGGGATTATAGAAATGATGCACCTGAAAACTTAATCGGCATCCTGTGGGTGTAATATGACAGTGCAATGAAGGTATTAAGGATCA contains:
- the hspa4a gene encoding heat shock 70 kDa protein 4a, which translates into the protein MSVVGFDVGFLSCYVAVARAGGIETIANEYSDRSTPACVSFGPRNRSIGAAAKSQVVTNCKNTVQGFKRFHGRAFSDPYVQSSKSSLVYELAQMPTGTTGIKVMYMEEEKVFSIEQVTAMLLTKLKETAESAMKKPVADCVISVPCFYTDAERRSVIDAAQIAGLNCLRLMNETTAVALAYGIYKQDLPAPEEKPRIVVFVDVGHSAYQVSICAFNKGKLKILATAFDAELGGKDFDELLVQHFCEEFKQKYKLDVKTKPRALVRLYQECEKLKKLMSANCSDLPINIECFMNDIDVSGKFNRGSFEEMCAGLLAKVEGPLRSVMEQAKLRKEDIYAVEIVGGGSRMPAVKERVSKFFGKELSTTLNADEAVARGCALQCAILSPAFKVREFSITDVVPYPISLKWNSAAEEGLSDCEVFPKNHAAPFSKVLTFYRKEPFSLEAYYNTPKELPYPDPTIGQFVIQKVVPQASGESSKVKVKVRVNIHGVFSVSSASLVEVQKSAEGEEPMETDSAAKEDENKMQVDQEEQKNQGDSQKENEDKKSETEEMETTTEEGKQEKKTDQPPQAKKPKVKTKTVDLPIENSLHWQLANDMLNLFVENEGKMIMQDKLEKERNDSKNYVEEYVYEMRDKLHGALEKFVSEAERDAFSIKLEDTENWLYEEGEDQQKQVYIDKLAELKKHGQPIQDRYMEAEERPKAFEELGKQIQQYMKIVEAFKTKDELYEHLDEADVTKVDKTVNDAMIWMNSKMNQQSKQDSTADPVVKVREIRAKTKELFSACNPIVTKPKPKVELPKDEKSGEQNGPVNGQESAEAQPASPEKGSAAGNAGNAGQPAPESTEGKLPEMDID